From the Flavimarina sp. Hel_I_48 genome, one window contains:
- a CDS encoding succinate dehydrogenase cytochrome b subunit, translating into MGIISSSVARKFSMALSALFLIVFLTQHFTINVTSTFSPETFNSWSHFMGTNVLVQAVLQPILIFAVVFHFIMGFILEYRNRNARGVKYVSFKGNKNSTWVSRNMLISGLVILAFLGLHFYDFWIPEIIHKYIEGQPNNEAERYYPELVAKFASPVRTGLYCLAFVLLAMHLWHGFSSTFQSVGFNNKYSKGLRTATLVYAVAIPAGFVFIAIYLHFQN; encoded by the coding sequence ATGGGAATCATTTCCTCTTCTGTAGCCAGAAAGTTCTCAATGGCGCTTTCAGCCTTGTTCCTTATCGTTTTTCTGACCCAGCATTTCACAATTAACGTGACATCAACATTCAGTCCGGAAACTTTTAATTCCTGGTCACATTTTATGGGTACTAACGTACTTGTACAAGCTGTACTGCAACCCATTCTAATATTTGCGGTTGTTTTTCACTTTATAATGGGTTTTATACTTGAATATAGAAACCGCAATGCGAGGGGCGTAAAATATGTAAGCTTTAAGGGAAATAAAAACTCTACCTGGGTATCGCGTAACATGCTTATTTCAGGATTGGTAATTCTTGCTTTTCTTGGACTTCACTTTTATGATTTCTGGATTCCCGAAATTATACACAAATATATAGAAGGGCAACCCAACAATGAAGCAGAACGTTATTACCCTGAGCTGGTTGCAAAATTTGCAAGTCCGGTACGCACAGGGCTTTATTGCCTTGCATTTGTATTGCTGGCCATGCACCTATGGCATGGTTTTTCATCTACTTTTCAATCGGTAGGCTTCAACAATAAATACTCGAAAGGCCTAAGAACAGCTACGTTGGTTTATGCCGTAGCAATCCCTGCGGGATTTGTATTCATAGCCATTTACCTTCACTTTCAAAATTAA